The genomic window GTCAGACCACAAAATACGGTCATTTCTTGCTTATCTGGTAAGTCTTGAATGATGTCGCGATCGCTTTTCAATCGTCGCAGTATAAATGGTTGAACTAATGAACGTAATTGATTCAAAGAAGCCGTATCACCATACTTTTCAATTGGCATGGCAAACCGCCGCTGGAAAAATTGCCGATTGCCTAAATATCCTGGATTAAGAAAATCTAAAATAGACCAGAGTTCTTGCAGCCTATTTTCTACTGGTGTCCCCGTCAATGCAATCCGAAACGTCGCCGATAATTGCCGCACTGCTTTTGACTGTTTCGCCTCTGGATTTTTCACATTCTGGGCTTCATCTAAAACAATTATCTGCCAAGATACACTTTGCAATGACTTGATATCTCGATGAAGAAGTGAGTAGCTAGTAACGATTAAATCATGATTTTTTACTGCTTCTAAAAATGCTTTCCCTTTCGGGCGTTTGTCACCGTGATATTGCAAAATTTTCAGGCTGGGTGCAAATTTATTGACTTCCCTTTCCCAGTTGCCTAAAACAGAAGTTGGACAAACTAGCAGTGTTGGATTTTCTAGTGCATCCTGTTCTTTCAAGTGCAGCAGAAAAGCAATGAATTGGATAGTGTTATGGCAAATAATATTGTTAGCAACAAAATTATGATGTTTGCTAACTTCAAAATCGTAAACCCACCCTTCGTACTCCACATCCTCAATAGCTTCAATCCGGCAATAAAAGACCTCTTGGTCGAGAAGACATTGCAAAGACTGTCTCGTTAAGCTCAACTGTTGTACATCTAGGTTGCCATAGGCTGACAAAGTTTGAGTTGTCCACTTGGAAGGTTTTAGTAGCTGATACTGCTCTTGGGCTTCTCCACTAATCATGCGGTTCATCCCAGCTATTACTCGCTGTAAACTATCTCTAGAAAATTGCTGTGAACCATTAATGTAAACAGTGTTGTGCATCCCAAAATACCGCAACGGTAGTCTCGTTGCTATGACTGTTTGGGCAACCATATCAGAAGCAGGAATTCCTTCAATATTTGTGTTACTTACCAGTTGACAATTTTGTTCTAATTTGCTCTGTTTTTCTGAGTTGTTAAAACTAATTTCTTCCAAAAATCTGCGGGCAGAATTTCCTCCAATCACACCAATATAGTAGGTGCGTAAAGTCCGAGTTCCATTAGTGGCACACTTCAGTTTGGGCGATATTCGCAACCAAATACCGAAACGACGCAACAGTGCAGAAAGTTGCTGAATCAGTAAAGCTGAAGCTGTACCAATCTCAATACTCCCCATACTCAAAACAACAGCAGATTCAGCATCAAAATAGTTTTGTAAAAATATCCGCACACTATCCAAGTCTGCCTGCATAATGAAGGGCGGAATAGATTTTTCTGCCGATAATTTACCCCAAACATAACCTTTAGCTTCTAAGAATCGCCGATAGGCTTGGCTGTTAACTCGAAGATTAGAAACTCTCTTAGGGAAGGTAGAGATATTAGGGTTGTTAATTTTGAGGTTATAGCGCTTTTGAATGCGTTGGCAAATCTGGAGTAGATCCTCTAGTACTCTGGTATCTTTTTGGGATATTGTGACTCTTCCCACATCGGGTAGTTCATGCCCTTCGGCAATCTGCCAAGCAAGAAACTTGACTAAATCAGGGTCTTGTGGTTGTCCATTCCAGAGCGTTTTACCTGGTACACAAACGTAATCACCCACCTGTAAGTTATTTGTCCAACCTTTATTTGTCAGCAGCTTGTGACGACGGGTAATGGTGATACTGCTACCGTCTTCTAGTGTGACTTTTCGTAATTTCTCGCGGACTTGCTGCCGATACAACCGTCTGACATTAGCTTGGACAATTTTGCCAGTTTTTTCATCTATGGAATTAACTAGTAATTGCTCTGTGGGGTTAGCCCAAAATCCTTCGCCGTCAAACTCTGTTTCTCCAGCGTGAGTTGTCCAGATTGTCTCGGCTGTGCGTAACAGTCCATTTACATTTATTAATGTATTATTCGCTACGCATTTACCGAGTCCCATATCGTCTGCGAGACACGCGCCTAAGCCCCAACGTTCTAAGAATGACAGCCAAGCAGCGCCTCGTTCTTGATAAGGTCGCAACTGTCCTTGAAAGCCTGTTGGTGTGGGCAAAGGTGCGATCGCCTGGTTATTTGTTAGCGCCCCAATTAACTCTTGTAATGCCCCAGATGCCTCAAAGCTGACCACTGGTAATTTTTCAATTACCTGGGTATCCCCTGTACTGAAACGCAAGGCATCTTCTAAGGAAAGCGCCATTTGGTCTTTGCGAGTGGTAAAAAAAGTTTGGGCTGTTTTGATGTCTTGGGGCCGTAATTCCACCCACTCGCCGTTAATTTCCACTAGCGGACTATTTAAAGCCACAAGTTTATCAAACTCAGCTTTGGAAATAGTTTGTCCACCAATTGCCAATTGCCATTGGAAATTCAGCAGACTTTGCAACCCTAAGCGTCCCTGCTTTTTCTTTGGGGTTTCGGCAGTAATTTTCAAACCCAAACGGTTCGCCCATCCTTCACGGTTAGCTAAACTGGGGGGCAAAATTACTCCCAAACCACTGTCTTCCAATCTCCAAGCTACAGCCTTGATAAACTCATAAGCTTGGATGGGGGTGAGACGAGAAGATTGGGGATATTCGGTTTCAAAACTGGGTGCGATCGCTGGATATAATCGAGAAGCTAGCCCCAAACCTCGCAAAAATGTTTCCTGTGGTTGCTCAATTGTCCGATTTTCATAAACCAATCGTTCAACTGGATTGTTCCAAATAGTTGCCGCATCCACCACAAACTCAGGATCATCTGCTGCTTGCAGAAAATACGCCAACGTCCAATCT from Nostoc sp. UHCC 0926 includes these protein-coding regions:
- a CDS encoding SNF2-related protein → MAILHGNWLLKSQKGCLFIWGETWRSPRVNFESNGSGDIPLHPLAMTSVELSEWLPSQNMAITNFIQQPQVAMATTGRTRKAASASEIMPTHSQIIALPTYIPEASKEGTAAIFPVHSASLGLDTDSPQYLQPWRVEGFCLNPSEAVKFLAAVPLNAAKGEDAFLGGDLRFWSQVSRWSLDLISRCKFLPKIDRQSDGAFAAKWQVLLDSAVDGTRLEKFSADMPLVCRTYQGDEENNHAQCPIYVDFPAEPQELLLGFLNSTIDAQVREMVSSQPPIEAKTTSLPSAVQQWLQALTSASYPVNADTIEVERLEAALKAWTMPLQYQLTLKTLFRTCFELRSPESGETDWTLAYFLQAADDPEFVVDAATIWNNPVERLVYENRTIEQPQETFLRGLGLASRLYPAIAPSFETEYPQSSRLTPIQAYEFIKAVAWRLEDSGLGVILPPSLANREGWANRLGLKITAETPKKKQGRLGLQSLLNFQWQLAIGGQTISKAEFDKLVALNSPLVEINGEWVELRPQDIKTAQTFFTTRKDQMALSLEDALRFSTGDTQVIEKLPVVSFEASGALQELIGALTNNQAIAPLPTPTGFQGQLRPYQERGAAWLSFLERWGLGACLADDMGLGKCVANNTLINVNGLLRTAETIWTTHAGETEFDGEGFWANPTEQLLVNSIDEKTGKIVQANVRRLYRQQVREKLRKVTLEDGSSITITRRHKLLTNKGWTNNLQVGDYVCVPGKTLWNGQPQDPDLVKFLAWQIAEGHELPDVGRVTISQKDTRVLEDLLQICQRIQKRYNLKINNPNISTFPKRVSNLRVNSQAYRRFLEAKGYVWGKLSAEKSIPPFIMQADLDSVRIFLQNYFDAESAVVLSMGSIEIGTASALLIQQLSALLRRFGIWLRISPKLKCATNGTRTLRTYYIGVIGGNSARRFLEEISFNNSEKQSKLEQNCQLVSNTNIEGIPASDMVAQTVIATRLPLRYFGMHNTVYINGSQQFSRDSLQRVIAGMNRMISGEAQEQYQLLKPSKWTTQTLSAYGNLDVQQLSLTRQSLQCLLDQEVFYCRIEAIEDVEYEGWVYDFEVSKHHNFVANNIICHNTIQFIAFLLHLKEQDALENPTLLVCPTSVLGNWEREVNKFAPSLKILQYHGDKRPKGKAFLEAVKNHDLIVTSYSLLHRDIKSLQSVSWQIIVLDEAQNVKNPEAKQSKAVRQLSATFRIALTGTPVENRLQELWSILDFLNPGYLGNRQFFQRRFAMPIEKYGDTASLNQLRSLVQPFILRRLKSDRDIIQDLPDKQEMTVFCGLTGEQAALYQQVVEQSLAEIDSAEGLQRRGMILALLIKLKQICNHPAQYLKQATLEQHNSAKLLRLEEMLEEVLAEGDRALIFTQFAEWGKLLKPYLEKQLGREIFFLYGSTSKKQREEMIDRFQHDPQGPPIMILSLKAGGVGLNLTRANHVFHFDRWWNPAVENQATDRVFRIGQTRNVQVHKFVCTGTLEEKIHDMIESKKQLAEQVVGAGEEWLTELDTDQLRNLLILDRSAVIDDDAE